From a region of the Aeoliella mucimassa genome:
- a CDS encoding ParA family protein, translating to MRSIAIINQKGGVGKTTTAVNLSAGLAKAGKRVGLVDLDPQAHATLHVGVDPRSPRNTTYHLLTGDAEFAGMWRTVDDGLKVAAAHLDLAAAEIELAGVVGREVILRDKLAKVADDLDYLIIDCPPSLGLLTLNALAAVEDVFLPLQPHFLALHGLSKLMQTVGLVASRLNDRLRMAGVVLCLYESGTRLANEVASDVDDYFSRLRDEGPVWQHVRLFSSRVRRNIRLAEAPSFGQSIFGYDATSAGASDYQALTSEVLSYYAGRALLETTTAPSPAPPVLVDQRRAA from the coding sequence ATGCGCTCGATTGCCATTATCAACCAAAAAGGTGGTGTGGGAAAAACCACCACTGCTGTGAACCTGAGCGCTGGCTTGGCGAAGGCCGGTAAGCGTGTCGGTCTTGTGGACTTGGATCCGCAAGCTCACGCAACGCTGCACGTAGGGGTCGACCCTCGCAGCCCCCGGAACACGACCTACCATCTACTGACCGGCGACGCAGAGTTCGCTGGCATGTGGCGCACCGTGGACGACGGACTGAAGGTGGCGGCCGCGCATCTCGATCTAGCAGCGGCCGAAATCGAACTGGCTGGCGTCGTCGGGCGCGAAGTGATTCTCCGCGACAAGCTCGCGAAGGTGGCCGACGACCTCGACTACCTGATCATCGATTGCCCCCCATCGCTCGGCCTGCTGACGCTCAACGCCCTGGCGGCCGTGGAAGATGTGTTTCTGCCGTTGCAGCCGCACTTCCTCGCACTGCATGGTTTGAGCAAGCTGATGCAAACCGTCGGGCTGGTAGCCAGCCGCTTGAACGACCGATTGCGCATGGCCGGCGTGGTGCTCTGCTTGTACGAGTCGGGCACTCGGCTCGCGAACGAAGTCGCCAGCGACGTCGACGACTACTTCTCGCGCCTGCGGGACGAAGGTCCGGTATGGCAGCACGTGCGGCTGTTCAGTTCGAGGGTTCGCCGCAACATCCGCCTGGCCGAAGCTCCGAGCTTTGGGCAGTCGATCTTTGGGTACGACGCGACTTCGGCCGGAGCATCCGACTACCAGGCACTCACCAGCGAGGTGCTCTCCTACTACGCAGGGCGTGCGTTGTTGGAGACGACAACCGCCCCGAGCCCAGCCCCTCCGGTGCTGGTGGATCAGCGACGCGCGGCATAG
- a CDS encoding anti-sigma factor family protein yields MREDLIAYALDELDDVDRQKVEELLASDPDLRAELDQIQCCLQGFEEDDCECEDMPSDLADRTTAGILSGSIVCPSETDGLKPDLNYGSVHAFMSPMDMTVAIGILITIGSLLIPAIYNNRNANQKLTCTNNLRQLGNYMSQYAEYNSGHYYPVVRPYEHAGIFASRLLDSDITAPGELDRLLVCPSSPLAERLMERSQTFHVPSLADLSMAKGPWLVEIKRYSSGSYGYQPGHVNGRFYLPARDTSNCRVPVLSDTPSRVDNFRTSDNHGGQFVNVLFQDGSVRSLTQPMIAPNCDHLFLNAEGVPSVSHEWNDAVLLTSEATPGEQFPVQPMPQAVYRFFLKIETRQP; encoded by the coding sequence ATGCGCGAAGATCTGATAGCCTACGCCTTGGATGAACTGGACGATGTTGATCGCCAGAAAGTCGAAGAGTTGCTGGCCAGCGATCCCGATCTGCGGGCCGAGCTGGATCAGATTCAATGTTGCTTGCAGGGGTTCGAAGAGGACGACTGCGAGTGCGAAGACATGCCGAGCGACCTGGCCGATCGCACGACGGCCGGCATCCTCTCCGGCAGTATCGTCTGTCCGTCGGAGACCGACGGATTGAAGCCCGATCTGAATTATGGATCGGTCCACGCGTTCATGTCGCCGATGGACATGACCGTTGCCATTGGTATTCTCATTACCATCGGCAGCTTGCTGATTCCAGCGATCTACAACAATCGCAACGCGAATCAGAAATTGACTTGTACAAACAACCTACGGCAACTCGGCAACTACATGAGCCAGTATGCCGAATACAACTCGGGCCATTACTATCCGGTGGTGCGACCTTACGAACACGCGGGCATTTTTGCCTCGCGTTTGCTCGACTCCGACATCACTGCTCCCGGCGAACTCGACCGCTTGTTGGTGTGCCCTTCGTCGCCGCTGGCGGAGCGACTGATGGAGCGTTCGCAAACGTTCCACGTTCCGTCGCTGGCCGACTTGTCGATGGCCAAAGGCCCTTGGCTCGTGGAGATTAAGCGATATTCGTCGGGCAGCTATGGCTATCAGCCTGGGCACGTGAATGGCCGGTTCTATCTGCCGGCGCGAGACACGAGCAATTGCCGGGTGCCGGTGCTGTCGGACACGCCGAGTCGCGTGGACAACTTCCGCACGTCGGACAACCACGGTGGGCAGTTCGTTAACGTGCTTTTCCAGGACGGCAGCGTTCGCTCGCTGACCCAACCGATGATAGCACCGAACTGCGATCACTTGTTCCTGAACGCCGAAGGGGTTCCCTCGGTCAGCCATGAGTGGAACGACGCGGTATTGCTCACAAGCGAAGCGACGCCTGGCGAGCAGTTCCCGGTGCAGCCGATGCCGCAGGCGGTGTACCGCTTCTTTCTGAAGATCGAAACTCGGCAGCCCTAG
- a CDS encoding RNA polymerase sigma factor, translating into MMMTTRKEDLTGRTEDYQTSAMTMNDEQLLMKYRDSGDEQLLSELVGRYERELFSYLRRFLGDAALAEDAFQNTFLQVHSKSHLFDGKRKFRPWLYTIATNQAIDLQRRNKRHQLASLDRQQRTAHAEVGSLMNLLESEDMGPAERFDLRERMEWVRNAVAALPEQLSAAISLVYFRGMKYREAAEELAVPVGTVKSRLHSAVQQLGDAWNESNGRRGE; encoded by the coding sequence ATGATGATGACCACACGCAAGGAAGATTTGACTGGACGCACCGAAGACTACCAAACCTCGGCAATGACCATGAACGACGAACAACTACTCATGAAGTACCGCGACTCGGGCGACGAGCAGCTTCTTAGCGAGCTGGTCGGTCGTTATGAGCGGGAGCTGTTTAGTTACCTGCGTCGTTTTCTTGGTGATGCCGCGCTGGCGGAGGACGCTTTCCAAAACACGTTCCTGCAGGTGCACAGCAAGAGCCACCTGTTCGACGGCAAGCGGAAGTTCCGTCCTTGGCTTTATACCATCGCAACCAATCAAGCGATTGATCTGCAACGTCGCAACAAGCGACACCAGCTGGCGAGTCTCGATCGTCAGCAGCGGACTGCACATGCGGAAGTTGGCAGCCTGATGAATCTGCTCGAGAGCGAGGACATGGGTCCCGCCGAGCGATTCGACCTGCGTGAGCGGATGGAATGGGTTCGCAACGCCGTGGCCGCGCTGCCCGAGCAGCTTTCGGCTGCGATTTCGCTTGTTTACTTCCGCGGCATGAAGTACCGCGAAGCGGCCGAAGAACTGGCTGTACCGGTTGGTACGGTTAAGAGCCGGCTGCACTCGGCTGTTCAACAGCTCGGTGACGCTTGGAACGAGTCGAACGGACGTCGGGGCGAATAA
- a CDS encoding IS5 family transposase produces the protein MATKEKRTYKVTNWKEYNKSLIERGNITIWFSDEALENWEHPNDQTKVGRPFVFSDTAIECLLTIRELLKLPYRQTEGFGRSLVAMLGVEAAIPNYSSLAKRASKLNVSLDIANKRGDIDIVVDSTGMKVFGEGEWKMRTHGKSKRRTWRKLHLSVNPDTREIVAEILTENSCHDADAVPEMLEQVEQPVKKFHGDGSYDKWKVYEGLESEGIEPVIPPQHNAKIKQHGNSAEEPLPRDEAIRQIRRKGRRSWKEEVGYHRRSLAETTMYRVKQSFGSHLKNRVFENQQTEARLRCKIINQFTQLGLPQFEWS, from the coding sequence ATGGCTACGAAAGAAAAACGAACCTACAAAGTCACGAACTGGAAGGAGTATAACAAGTCGCTCATCGAGCGTGGAAACATCACTATTTGGTTTAGCGACGAGGCGTTGGAGAACTGGGAACATCCTAACGACCAGACAAAAGTCGGTCGCCCTTTTGTCTTCAGCGATACGGCGATCGAGTGCTTGCTGACGATTCGCGAACTGCTGAAACTTCCCTATCGGCAGACTGAGGGATTCGGCCGCTCGCTGGTGGCGATGTTGGGCGTCGAGGCAGCGATTCCCAATTATTCTTCGCTCGCCAAGCGAGCCAGCAAGCTGAATGTTTCGCTCGATATCGCTAACAAGAGGGGCGACATCGATATCGTGGTGGATAGCACCGGCATGAAAGTGTTTGGCGAGGGCGAATGGAAGATGCGGACGCATGGCAAGTCGAAGCGGCGGACATGGCGGAAGCTGCATTTGTCGGTGAATCCTGACACCCGCGAGATTGTGGCGGAGATTTTGACCGAGAACAGTTGCCACGATGCCGATGCGGTTCCCGAAATGCTGGAGCAGGTGGAGCAGCCCGTAAAAAAGTTTCACGGCGACGGTAGTTACGACAAGTGGAAGGTTTATGAAGGGCTGGAATCCGAAGGCATTGAGCCGGTGATTCCGCCGCAGCACAACGCCAAGATCAAACAACATGGCAACTCTGCGGAGGAGCCTTTGCCCCGGGACGAGGCAATTCGTCAGATTCGACGCAAGGGGCGTAGGAGTTGGAAAGAGGAAGTGGGCTATCATCGTAGAAGCTTGGCGGAAACGACCATGTACCGAGTGAAACAAAGCTTTGGGAGCCATCTCAAAAACCGAGTATTCGAAAACCAACAAACGGAAGCCCGCTTGCGCTGTAAAATCATCAATCAATTCACCCAACTCGGGCTTCCACAGTTCGAGTGGAGTTAG
- a CDS encoding PEP-CTERM sorting domain-containing protein (PEP-CTERM proteins occur, often in large numbers, in the proteomes of bacteria that also encode an exosortase, a predicted intramembrane cysteine proteinase. The presence of a PEP-CTERM domain at a protein's C-terminus predicts cleavage within the sorting domain, followed by covalent anchoring to some some component of the (usually Gram-negative) cell surface. Many PEP-CTERM proteins exhibit an unusual sequence composition that includes large numbers of potential glycosylation sites. Expression of one such protein has been shown restore the ability of a bacterium to form floc, a type of biofilm.) has product MIRIRICASLLALAGLSVGAIAPATAELLHLWDFNAGNEMADSVGTLDLNPAPGEGSVTIDDNGTPGDTSDDVVVTGTAGDIIFEPGYMGVGQAFRPYYVDSSQSSTAGAGLTGKITIDDNGTPDDTGDDIITDGFASPNQFTIETIVRVDAKTTGSAVNYIFQTRPGSDRGYYLIQDEDNVGAGSTGGVGSIIGNNFGDVGIGAEYDTEGTWLYYAAVIDLTSTPGQAVADVYAADLSAGETIPTLILNDRTWNSADPSALAGVPGIFGIGGFAIDRDGDGIAEASQEWFQGAIDYIAIYDGLLTADDLAVNLEGRRVPEPTSLVLLALGATLWAGARRFKVR; this is encoded by the coding sequence ATGATCCGAATCCGAATTTGTGCTTCGCTGCTCGCCTTGGCCGGGTTGTCCGTGGGGGCGATCGCTCCCGCAACAGCCGAGCTGCTGCATCTGTGGGACTTCAACGCTGGCAACGAGATGGCCGACTCGGTCGGGACGTTGGACCTGAACCCCGCGCCTGGCGAAGGGAGCGTTACCATCGACGACAACGGCACGCCCGGCGATACCAGCGACGATGTCGTGGTGACCGGCACCGCCGGCGACATCATCTTCGAGCCCGGCTACATGGGCGTAGGCCAAGCGTTTCGCCCTTACTATGTCGACTCGTCGCAGTCGTCGACGGCCGGCGCTGGTTTGACCGGCAAGATCACCATCGACGACAACGGAACGCCCGACGACACCGGTGACGATATCATCACCGATGGCTTTGCGAGTCCTAACCAGTTTACGATTGAGACGATCGTGCGGGTTGATGCCAAGACCACCGGCTCGGCAGTGAACTACATCTTTCAAACTCGTCCAGGCAGCGATCGGGGCTACTACTTGATTCAGGACGAAGACAATGTCGGCGCGGGTTCCACTGGCGGCGTCGGCTCGATCATCGGCAACAACTTTGGCGACGTCGGCATCGGTGCCGAGTACGATACGGAAGGGACCTGGCTGTATTACGCAGCGGTGATCGACCTGACTTCGACGCCTGGGCAAGCGGTGGCCGACGTGTACGCGGCCGACCTTTCGGCTGGTGAGACCATCCCGACGCTGATTCTGAACGATCGCACGTGGAACAGCGCCGACCCGAGTGCCCTGGCTGGCGTGCCGGGCATTTTTGGCATCGGCGGATTCGCGATCGACCGCGACGGCGACGGCATCGCCGAAGCCTCGCAGGAGTGGTTCCAAGGAGCGATCGACTACATTGCGATCTACGACGGGCTGCTCACGGCCGACGACCTGGCGGTGAACCTCGAGGGACGCCGCGTTCCGGAACCAACGTCGCTAGTGCTGCTCGCATTGGGAGCAACGCTATGGGCCGGCGCGCGACGCTTTAAGGTTCGCTAG
- the tnpA gene encoding IS200/IS605 family transposase: protein MDSYRIGAHSRFDLKYHFVWVTKYRKAILRGDVGVRVREIVREVCRTNDIEILQGAVSADHVHVLLSCPPNLSPSKIMQYLKGKSSRKLLMEFQHLQKQYWGRHLWARGYFVASSGSVTEEAITAYIQGQRGTEPSDGEDNFRVTPS, encoded by the coding sequence ATGGATAGTTACCGGATTGGAGCACATAGCCGCTTTGATTTGAAATACCATTTCGTGTGGGTCACGAAGTACCGCAAGGCGATCCTGAGAGGTGACGTCGGGGTACGGGTGCGTGAAATCGTGCGTGAGGTGTGTCGGACCAACGATATTGAGATACTGCAGGGGGCGGTCTCGGCTGATCATGTGCATGTTTTGTTGTCATGCCCTCCGAATCTCTCGCCCAGCAAGATCATGCAGTATCTCAAGGGCAAGAGTTCGCGAAAGCTTCTGATGGAGTTCCAGCATCTGCAAAAGCAGTACTGGGGGCGTCATTTGTGGGCCCGCGGGTACTTTGTGGCGTCTAGCGGAAGTGTGACTGAGGAAGCGATCACCGCGTATATCCAGGGTCAGCGGGGAACGGAGCCCAGCGACGGGGAAGATAACTTCCGCGTAACGCCTTCGTGA
- a CDS encoding DUF5076 domain-containing protein: MKPLEIPPAALADDQAVEIARIWGAGGKQHVTLASGIWKDPGNWGIMLVDLATHIANAYEQNSLCTKRQCLDRIKDVFDSEWQEPTDDPTGEIVN; this comes from the coding sequence ATGAAACCCCTAGAAATCCCACCTGCCGCCTTGGCGGACGATCAGGCTGTTGAAATAGCAAGGATCTGGGGAGCCGGCGGAAAGCAGCATGTAACTTTAGCTAGTGGGATCTGGAAAGACCCCGGGAACTGGGGGATTATGCTGGTAGACTTGGCTACGCATATTGCAAATGCTTACGAACAAAATTCTCTCTGTACCAAGCGGCAGTGTTTGGATCGAATAAAGGACGTGTTCGACTCGGAATGGCAAGAACCAACTGATGACCCTACAGGTGAAATTGTAAACTAG
- a CDS encoding polymorphic toxin-type HINT domain-containing protein: protein MNLYAYVGGMPTGYSDPLGLFNWFGQKLVMPWHPRASWNPLDTGEAWGNVASGGADYVASGVEAAGYWTENDYGAGTGAFAGNLIRSAGGMVQGGLDTRGSVNATVQDVRHAYAVGQKHGVRLGVGEFIGTNQLVEGFSGYDIETGEELSEAERVERVADGSGRLGSTAGTVAGAIKGVKFGMQRTPCGRRRWRFWEDPCFPPGTLILMADGSTKAIEDVEPGDMVLADNPEDDEKPKAYKVVAVPKNWTKRLIHIDVDEDGDGKSDAHYRATGKHPIWTTERGWQNAVDLKIGDELMTDKLEEVRVIAVAEEKTEVDTYNLSVEGVHTFYIVGDGLAVLVHNVEGIYEFPDQWFPGQQYIGQSGDTDTRLDHWENVGRYDPNTGAASTEEVLGGKTAREIAEDARIMGRTGGTHPSDSNAVSNKVRPIGEKRAHLRRPPCP from the coding sequence ATGAATCTGTATGCCTATGTGGGGGGGATGCCGACGGGGTATTCCGATCCATTGGGCTTGTTTAACTGGTTCGGTCAAAAACTCGTGATGCCCTGGCACCCACGTGCAAGCTGGAATCCTCTCGACACGGGTGAGGCTTGGGGCAATGTCGCGAGTGGAGGTGCTGATTACGTTGCTAGTGGAGTTGAAGCGGCAGGCTATTGGACCGAGAACGATTACGGCGCTGGTACCGGAGCTTTTGCAGGCAATCTGATTCGAAGTGCTGGCGGGATGGTCCAGGGAGGATTGGATACTCGTGGGTCGGTCAATGCTACAGTTCAGGATGTCAGACATGCATACGCGGTTGGGCAAAAGCACGGAGTTCGCCTTGGCGTCGGAGAGTTCATTGGAACCAACCAACTGGTCGAAGGATTCTCGGGATACGATATCGAAACAGGTGAAGAACTCAGCGAAGCTGAGCGAGTGGAGCGGGTCGCCGACGGTTCAGGCAGACTTGGTAGTACCGCTGGAACAGTAGCGGGTGCGATCAAAGGTGTGAAGTTCGGAATGCAACGAACTCCCTGTGGTCGCCGCAGATGGCGATTCTGGGAAGATCCCTGCTTCCCACCTGGAACTTTGATCCTGATGGCTGATGGATCAACCAAGGCCATCGAAGATGTTGAGCCAGGCGACATGGTGCTGGCCGACAATCCCGAGGATGACGAGAAACCGAAGGCGTACAAGGTCGTGGCGGTGCCGAAGAACTGGACTAAGCGGCTGATTCACATCGACGTGGACGAGGATGGCGATGGCAAGTCGGATGCCCACTATCGAGCCACTGGCAAGCACCCAATTTGGACCACCGAACGGGGGTGGCAAAATGCTGTCGATCTGAAAATCGGTGATGAGTTGATGACGGACAAGTTGGAAGAAGTACGTGTAATTGCGGTCGCCGAGGAGAAGACGGAGGTTGATACATACAACCTAAGTGTAGAAGGTGTGCATACTTTCTACATTGTGGGTGACGGTCTGGCTGTATTGGTGCATAATGTCGAAGGGATTTATGAATTTCCGGATCAATGGTTTCCTGGTCAGCAATACATCGGCCAGTCCGGCGATACCGATACACGTTTGGACCATTGGGAAAACGTAGGACGCTATGACCCTAACACTGGTGCAGCCTCGACAGAAGAAGTTCTCGGTGGTAAAACGGCGAGGGAGATCGCTGAGGATGCACGCATCATGGGGCGTACTGGTGGGACACATCCAAGTGATTCAAATGCTGTATCTAACAAGGTAAGACCCATTGGCGAAAAGAGGGCACACCTACGCAGGCCGCCTTGCCCTTAG
- a CDS encoding IS110 family RNA-guided transposase: protein MKYVGADLHKKTVSLCVVEWHDHSTRVVQRKRLRCDEPDQIGEFLASLGEFCITVEATIGYDWFAALAEPLARRVVIAHPHKLRVIADSTRKSDKIDAQTLADFLAHNMIPEAWRATPRVRQHRSLIRRRQKVQNRITSIKTTIRALLTRYNADRRDLFTRIGRKALRQFQFLDEERWLVDDLLEDLDQARHHLANVDCRLREFAERAPLAEREAREVLATLPGAGPVTINVLLAELGDWRRFTSGDAVVAFAGLSPGFRESDGHRKALGITKAGSPLLRWAMIQLAHRVKQSSSRWRTTFERLSQRTGKKKATCAIARRLLLVVHAMLRDGRAYQFAAAK from the coding sequence ATGAAGTACGTTGGTGCCGATTTGCATAAGAAGACCGTTAGCCTGTGCGTGGTCGAATGGCACGACCACTCCACGCGAGTCGTCCAGCGAAAGCGACTACGCTGCGACGAGCCCGATCAGATCGGCGAGTTCCTCGCCTCGCTCGGGGAGTTTTGCATCACCGTCGAGGCGACCATCGGCTACGACTGGTTTGCGGCCCTGGCCGAACCGCTGGCCCGGCGGGTGGTGATCGCCCACCCCCATAAACTCCGCGTCATCGCCGACAGCACTCGCAAGAGCGACAAGATCGATGCCCAGACGCTGGCCGACTTTCTGGCTCACAACATGATCCCCGAAGCGTGGCGAGCCACGCCCCGCGTGCGGCAACATCGCTCGCTGATCCGCCGACGGCAGAAGGTGCAGAATCGCATCACCTCGATCAAGACCACGATTCGCGCGCTATTGACCCGTTACAACGCCGACCGCCGCGACCTGTTCACTCGCATCGGGCGGAAGGCCCTCAGACAGTTTCAATTTCTCGACGAAGAACGGTGGCTCGTTGACGACCTGTTGGAAGACCTCGACCAGGCCCGGCACCACTTGGCGAACGTCGATTGCCGGTTGCGTGAGTTCGCCGAGCGGGCACCGCTGGCCGAACGCGAAGCCCGCGAGGTGTTGGCCACGCTTCCCGGCGCAGGTCCGGTGACCATCAACGTGCTACTGGCCGAGTTGGGCGACTGGCGACGGTTTACTAGCGGCGATGCGGTGGTCGCCTTTGCGGGACTGTCGCCCGGGTTCCGCGAAAGCGATGGCCACCGCAAGGCCTTGGGCATCACCAAAGCGGGCTCGCCGCTGTTGCGGTGGGCGATGATTCAACTGGCCCACCGGGTCAAGCAATCGAGCAGCCGCTGGCGGACGACCTTCGAGCGATTAAGCCAACGCACCGGCAAGAAAAAGGCGACCTGTGCGATTGCCCGGCGACTGCTCTTGGTCGTCCACGCCATGCTCCGCGACGGACGAGCCTACCAGTTTGCCGCGGCCAAGTAG